The genomic window ATTATTTCCGGCAGTTGCCGTAGCATCTGTGTATTCGTTAGTTAAGCTAAAACCAATAACCACGTTGTTACGTGTAATTACGTATAAACGAGTGTAGCTTACCGCATCCCAAGTTAGCTTAAAGGCGCTGTTAATGTTCACATTTGCGGGCTGCTCCGGCGCTTCGGCAATTAAACGCGGATCCCAGGCATCGCCACTGCGTAAAATTACGTTTTCGTAAGAGTAAGCCGCAGCCTCTGCATCGGTTAACGAACTTTTAGCAGTACCTGTTACCGTACTGGTTACATTGCCATTGCCATCTTTTACATCGTACTCGTAGTTAGATATACGTTGCGAAACATCTACTGGCTGCCCGTTGCTATTTACCGTACCATAATCGGCAAAAACGGCTGGAATAGCGCCCATTTTGTAATACCATCCCTGTGGGTAAATATTTACATTACTTGCCAATTTGGTATTGATAAACACCGTTTTTGGTGCATTTTGCCAAGGGCGACCTAAATAGACATCTACGCTAGCAACTCTGTCTTTAATGATTACATTATTACTAAAAACGTAGCCATAGGCCGTACCAGATTGGTGGCTTGGTGCTACAATGTAACCTCCGGCAGCCCTGTTAATTGATAAGGTATCGGCATCGAAGAAAACATCGCCACCGCCATAAATAAAATCTACAGCACCTTCTATTCTCGATTTGCGGATGTAATGCCTTGCCGTTAAACTATTGTAGGTAGTTAAATAAGTATCCTGATAAGACCTGAGGTAACAATTGTTCATGGCAAATTTATCGCCAATAGTGTATAACGCTAAGGCTTGCGGGCCTGCCAAGTTATTGTAACCAAAAGCGTTTTCGAACGTAATGTTCTCGAAATAAACATCGTTAGCATTAACTACCATGGTGGCACCCAAGTTTACATTATAAACTGGCGAGCCATTGCCATCATTTCCAGATAAACGGTTGTCGGAGATGATTACGCCATTGCGGCTCTGGCCAATTAAATGGATAAAAGGCTTGTTAGTAGGTATATCGTGGTGCCCAGTATAAGTGCCATTTTTAATGAAAATTACCCATGGTGTGGTACGACTTGTTGGCGCAGCGCCAATGGCGTCAATTACTGAAGTATAATCTCCAGAGCCATCTTTTGCCACAATGGCGTCGTATAGTTTTTTGACAGGTTCTGCTCGGTTAGCCGTGGTAA from Pedobacter sp. SL55 includes these protein-coding regions:
- a CDS encoding pectinesterase family protein; this translates as MKLGTGNITLGAKTLTGVFGSKTVTFPYEKLSYNTSYTVTVPNGALTDMSGNAYAGTSFTFTTANRAEPVKKLYDAIVAKDGSGDYTSVIDAIGAAPTSRTTPWVIFIKNGTYTGHHDIPTNKPFIHLIGQSRNGVIISDNRLSGNDGNGSPVYNVNLGATMVVNANDVYFENITFENAFGYNNLAGPQALALYTIGDKFAMNNCYLRSYQDTYLTTYNSLTARHYIRKSRIEGAVDFIYGGGDVFFDADTLSINRAAGGYIVAPSHQSGTAYGYVFSNNVIIKDRVASVDVYLGRPWQNAPKTVFINTKLASNVNIYPQGWYYKMGAIPAVFADYGTVNSNGQPVDVSQRISNYEYDVKDGNGNVTSTVTGTAKSSLTDAEAAAYSYENVILRSGDAWDPRLIAEAPEQPANVNINSAFKLTWDAVSYTRLYVITRNNVVIGFSLTNEYTDATATAGNNYTYKVQAASEFGALSAASEPIQVLPITGLTFNAKKAGNTAALTWSTATENNTSHFEVQRSKNGQTFETIGTRKATGESNSVKTYQFTDVNPVSGNNYYKIKAVDNDGKFSETSVQALKFDLQQAAFTVYPNPVTNHEINFVLTTTKATKVEIRVFSLDGRMLQTEKADVQQANASFKISLNRNIPQGIYLVKLSGADVNQVAKIVVK